The nucleotide sequence ACTATGAAAAAATAAAAAAAATAGCCAAATCTAATATTACAATAATGGGATATCAACCATTTGATGTGTTGAAAGACAAAATGCAGAAGGCTAAAGCATTTGTTTTTGCGGCAGATGAAGATTTTGGCATGATTCCAATTGAAGCGCAAGCCTGTGGTACACCTGTTATTGCGTTTGGAAAAGGTGGATCTCTTGAGACCGTAGTAAATAATGAAACCGGACTCTATTTTTATGAGCAAACATCCGAATCTATAATTGATGCTGTATCAAGATTTGAACAAATAGGAGGTACTTTTGATTATAACAAAATTAGAAACCACGCAGAAAAATTTTCTGAAGAGCGTTTTAAGGAAGAAATAAAAAACTATGTTGTAGAAAAGCATAATGAATTTTTAAAAAATAAATGATGAATTACTATATCTTTGGAGGTTCCGGTTTTATCGGAACCCATTTAATCAATTTATTATCACAAAAATTTGGTGGTAGTAATATTTATAATTTAGATATTGTAGAGAACAATCATTCAGGAAAATCAATATTTATATACTGTGATGTAAGATATGAGATTACTCTTAACATTCCAGTTACAGAGAATGACATCATTTTTAATTTTTCTGCGGTTCATACCACTCCAGGTCATCCGGATCACGAATATTTCGAAACCAATATCAAAGGGGCAGAAAATGTGACTGCATTTGCTGAACAATTTAATATTAAAAAAATTCTTTTCACATCATCCATTGCACCTTATGGAGCTTCAGAAGAGATGAAAACAGAGGAAACTCTTCCTATGCCTAATACGCCATACGGTATATCAAAATTTGTTGCAGAGAAAATTCATATGGTGTGGCAAGCAAAAGCTGAGTCAGAGAGGCAATTAACAGTTTTAAGACCAGGAGTCGTTTTTGGAAAAGGAGAGAATGGCAATTTTACAAGATTATATTGGGGTATTAAAAAAAATCGTTTTTTTTATCCTGGTAGAAAAGATACAGTCAAAGCTAGTATATATGTAAAGGACCTCGTGAATTTTATGCTTTACAAAATAAGTAGAGATAAAAAAAATATAGAAATTTTTAATTGTGCATACGAACCTGCTTTTACAATTGAGGAAATATCCAATGCAATGATGAAAGCGACCAATATGAATCGTAAAATCTACAAAATTCCAGGTGGTTTGTTGAAATTTGCTGCAGGAATCATTGGAGCAATGGGCGGAAAATCATTTGGAATACATCCCGATCGAGTAAATAAACTCATGATTTCCACAAATATTAACGGTGAAAAAATGAAAAATAGCGGGTATCAGTTTTTATATACGTTTGATGAAGCTTTAGAAGATTGGTTTAAAGATAATGATAAGCGATTTCTTAAATAATCTTAATTTAATTTTTAGTTTCCATTGGTTATTTTCTTACATTTGTTCAACAAACTAAGAAATTATGAAAACACAAAAAATAGGCATCACCTTTTCTTCATTCGATCTACTCCATGCAGGCCACATTAAAATGCTGGAAGAGGCAAAAACAGTCTGTGATTATCTAATTGTAGGTCTTCAAATGGATCCAACTATTGACAGACCACACAAAAACAAACCTACACAATCTGTTGTAGAACGCTATATTCAATTAAAAGCTTGCCGCTCTGTGGACGAAATTATCCCCTATAATACAGAAGAGGATTTACTAGACGTGCTAAAATCCTTTGTAATTGACGTCAGAATTATTGGCGATGATTACAGAGACAAAGAATTTACAGGAAAGCACTATTGTGAAGAAAAAGGCATCGAAATCTATTTCAATAAACGAGATCACCGTTTCTCCAGCTCAGCTCTTAAAAAAGCTGTTTTTGAACAAGAATTAAAAAAAATAAATCAATAAAAGTTAATAATGAAGGTAAAATCTACACCATTACAAGATTGTTATATTATAGAACCTACAGTTTTTGAAGATGACCGCGGTTACTTTTTTGAAAAATTTAATGAAAAAACTTTTGAAGAATTAACCAGCCAAAACGGACATTTTGTACAGGATAATATTTCAAAATCTTCCTATGGTGTACTGAGAGGTCTTCATTTGCAAAAAGGCGAACACGCCCAAGCAAAACTCGTTTCGTGCCTCGAAGGTAAAGTTTTAGATGTGGCGGTGGATCTAAGACCGGATTCTCCGACTTTTGGAAAATGGTATAGTATAGAACTTACGGCAGAGAATAAACTGCAATTATATGTTCCGCGTGGTTTCGGGCATGGTTTTTCTGTTTTAAGTAAAACAGCAGTTTTTTCCTATAAATGTGACAATTTTTATAACAAAGAATCGGAAGGCGGCGTTTTGTGGAATGATAGTGATCTGAATATAGATTGGCAGTTGCCAAAAAAAGATGTGATCCTTTCAGAAAAAGACATGGTTATGCCAGCCTTTTCGAAAGGTAATTTTTAGTACAAAAAACTTCTAATCAAACATATTCAGTTACTTCGTAGTATTCTGAACAAAATGACGTAATTAGATATGATAACCTATCTATTTAGACATTTATCGCAGGTTTTTCGCATTGCAGATTACATTGTTATAAATATTTTTCTATATATAAGTAACATTCATCTCTTTCCTGGAAGAAAAAGCGGACTTTTTATTACTGATTATAGCGCACAGTTCATAATTGTTAATTTTTCGTGGTTTATTGTCACAACATTTACCAAGCTTTATGCAAAAGAAACTTTGAGGGATTCTTCATTACAATTTAATGCATTAACAAAATCTTTCTTCATATTCATTCTCTTTTTTCTGATTTATCTTTTTTTAGTCTTCTCGGAAAATATTAATTATCAAGAATTTAGCACATATTTTTTTCTTGTTGGGGTTTCGTTTTCTCTGACAAGGTTTATGCTTTTCTTATACAGAAAGAAAAACAGATTTAAAATTGGGAGAAAACTTTATAATTATAATACAGTCTTAATTGGCGAAAGCCATTATTCAAAATTGCTACTCTCAAATAGAGATCTGCGTAGAGATTTAGGTATTAGAGAGTCATATTTTATAGATGAAAAATATAGGGAGAGTAAAAAAAGCAAATTTATATCTCAGTTTTTCAAAGATATAGATAGATTTCATATTAATAATATTGTTTTTTGTGATGATAGAATTGATATAGAATTATACCAGAAAATTGTAGATATTGCAGAACATAAAATGATCCGTATTTATATGGTTCCTGATTTTAAAAATAAACTTCTATCATCATATTATTTAGAAATTATTCACGATGTTCCTTTTCTTAAATTAATAAAAGAACCTTTATCCAGCCCAGGAAAACAATTTCTTAAAAGAACCTTTGATTTTTTGTTCTCTCTTTTTGTTACCATTTTTCTGCTTTCTTGGTTAATTCCCATTGTAGCAATTATAATAAAACTTGAAAGCAAAGGTCCTGTTTTCTTTATTCAAAAGAGATCTGGCCTTAAGAATAACGCGTTCGGTTGTATCAAATTCCGAAGTATGACCGTCAATGAAATAGCGGATGTACAGATTGCGAAAAAGAATGACGCCAGAGTTACGAAGTTTGGAGCCTTTATGAGAAAAACAAGTATTGACGAATTGCCACAATTTTTGAATGTGTTAGTTGGTAATATGTCTATTGTAGGTCCAAGACCACATATGCTTTCGCAAACCGAACAATATTCCAAGATCACTAAGAAATACATGACACGGCATATTGTGAAACCCGGTATTACAGGTTGGGCTCAGGTAATGGGTGCTAGAGGTGAGATCTTTTCTGACCGAGACATGCAAAAAAGAATAGAGAAAGATATTTGGTATATCCAGCATTGGTCTTTCTTTCTGGATATTAAGATAATCTTTCTTACTTTTTACAATGTAGTTAAAGGTGATAAGCAAGCGTATTAATAAAAAAGGAATCAAATTTTGATTCCTTTTTTATTACTAAATTTGCAAACTTAAAAATTGAAAATCTACTCACTGATTTTCAATTATCATTTATCAAATTATAATTAAGATGCGTACCAAATCTGTAGGTAAAAAGAAAATTAATGTCGTAACATTAGGCTGTTCAAAAAACGTCTATGATTCTGAAGTACTAATGGGTCAGCTGGAAGCCAGTGGCAAAAATGTGGTTCATGAAGAAAAAGGAGACGTAGTAGTCATCAACACATGCGGATTTATAGATAATGCTAAAGAAGAAAGTATCAATACCATTCTAGAATATGTAGATCTTAAAAATCAGGGCATTGTCGAGAAGGTTTTTGTAACAGGTTGTCTTTCGGAAAGATATAAGCCAGATTTGGAAAGGGAAATTCCGGATGTGGATCAATACTTTGGAACTAGGGATCTGCCTATTCTTTTGAAGCATCTGGGTGCAGATTACAAGCACGAATTGGTGGGAGAAAGATTGACCACCACACCGAAACACTATGCTTATCTAAAAATTTCCGAAGGTTGCGACAGACCGTGTTCTTTTTGTGCAATCCCTTTGATGAGAGGAGGTCACATCTCCACACCTATTGAAAAACTGGTGACAGAAGCTCAAAAATTAGCAAAGAAAGGCGTTAAAGAATTAATTCTTATTGCTCAGGATCTTACTTTTTATGGGTTAGACATCTATAAAAAAAGAGCATTAGGAGATTTACTTCAGGAGCTTATAAAAGTTGAAGGCATTGAGTGGATTCGTCTTCATTATGCTTTTCCCTCAGGTTTTCCAGAAGATGTATTGGACATTATAAAAACTGAACCAAAGATTTGTAATTATATAGATATCCCGCTTCAGCATATCAATACAGATCTTCTGAAAGCAATGAAGAGAGGTACGTCTTTTGAAAAAACCAATGCTTTGCTGGATAAATTCCGCGAGAAAGTTCCGGATATGGCAATCAGAACTACGCTTATCGTTGGATTTCCTGGAGAGACCGATGACATATTCGAAGAGCTAAAGCAATGGGTGAGGGACCAAAGATTTGATAGACTGGGATGTTTTACGTATTCTCACGAAGAAAATACCACTGCATTTGTTTTAGAAGATAACATACCAGATGAAATAAAGCAAAAAAGAGTGGAGGAGATTATGGAAATACAGCAGCAGATATCTTGGGGAAAAAATCAGGAAAAAGTGGGCAAAGTCTTTAAGTGTATTTTTGACGGGAAAGAAGGTGATTATTTTGTAGGAAGAACGGAGTATGATTCTCCTGATGTTGATAATACCGTTCTGGTGCCAGCAAAAGATGTTTATATCTCTATTGGGGACTTTGCAAACGTAAGGATTACTTCTGCTGAAGATTATGATCTGATCGGAGAATTAGTATAAAATAATAACCAGCTGTCCAGCTGGTTTTTTATTTTTTTGTTAAAAAAAAGGTCTTTTTTATTTAACTTGCTGTATTGTAGTGTGTTATGGATTGTAAATGTGGTTTGAATTTGATTTTAGCCAACATTATTAATATTTAATAATTTTACAACTAATTTATTGAATATTAAATAGAGATAAATGATATTTAATTAAGATATTTTGCTAATTATTGATTTTAATTACAATATAGTTAATTTTATAAACATTTATTATTTTATTAACTTATTGATAATCATAATCTTAGTATGGTAATTCGCATCCTATAGTTTGTAAAATTTTAAGAATTTAGTGTTTAATTTAACATTTATTAACATTTCTTGTGATCTCCTATTTAGAGGGAGTTTCACAAAGGTTGTCTTCGTATAAAACCTGCAATGATGCCCACAAAATAGTGAAATGAGATGTTACCAGTCAATTTGGGATATCTTTGCGGAGTCAAAACCAATAAAATAATTCAACATGATGAAAAGAGTCTTTCTCGTAATCATAATGATGATTTCAACACTTGGTATTTTCTCTTTCAAGAGTTATGCCACAGATGCGAATACAAGTTTTGTATCTTACTATCACGATAAATTCGATGGTAAAAAAACAGCAAGCGGTGAGGTATTTAGTAATGCAGCCCTTACTGCAGCAAACAAAACACTTCCTTTCGGGACATTAGTAAAGATCACAAACTTGATCTCCGGGAAAAGTGTAGTTGTAAAAGTGAATGACAGAGGACCGTACCACTCTTCAAGAGCCTTTGATCTTTCAAAAGCAGCTTTCAAGACTATTGCAGATATCAGAAAAGGAACTATTGCAATAGAATATGAAATTCTAGATTAGAAAAAGAAATTATCTTATTATGACAAAAAAAAGCCAATATCACTAAGATTGGCTTTTTTATTTTTAAAATTTCGAAGGCTTTGCACGAAGGTATTGATGAGGGTAGAAACAGTCATCATCACTTTCCCAAGAGGTTTGAACGCTAAAATAAGGGTTTCGAAGAATTTCTCTGGCCAGAAAGATTAAATCGGCCTGCTCCTGACTCAAAATTTCTTCTGCCTGTTCTGCTGTGGTAATAAGACCTACAGCGCCGGCACTGACACCAGCCTCTGTTTTTATAGCTTCGGCCAATGGAACCTGATAACCAGGTTTTAGTTCCATAGTCACTCCATTGATATTCCCACCGCTGGAAACATCTACAAGGTCTACATTACTATTTTTAAGCAGTCTGGAAAGTTTCACACTGTCTTCAATATCCCATCCGTTTTCTGCATATTCGGTTCCGGAAATCCTTACAAACAACGCCTGATCATCAGTCAATACTGAATTTACAGCATCTATGATTTCCATCAAAAATCTTGTTCGATTCTCAAATTCACCTCCATATTCATCAGTTCTGGTGTTAGACAACGGCGATAAAAATTGATGAATGAGATAACCGTGCGCCGCATGGATTTCTATAACATCAAAACCAGCATCTACAGATCTTTGTGCAGCTAAGCGAAAATCTTCTGTCAGGGTTTGTATTTCTTCAACAGATAAAGTGTGAGGCGTTCTTTCTGAGGGATGAAAAGGAATTGGGCTTGGTGCGATGGTTTGCCAGCCTTCTTCTAGAGTCATTTGCCTGTTTGTGGCAGCGGAAACGGAACCTTTTCTTCCTGCGTGGGCTAGCTGAATCCCGATTTTACTTTCCGAATTCTGATGAACGAAGGCCACGATTTTTTTCAGAGATCTTGCTTGTTCGTCATTCCATATTCCCAGGCATTTGTCTGTGATTCTTCCGCGAGGTTCCACTCCGGTTGCTTCTATGACAATTAATCCCACGCCACCTTGTGCGCGGCTTCCGTAATGGACAAAATGGAAATCATTGGCTACACCATCTTCTGCAGAGTACATACACATTGGCGACATCACGATTCTGTTCTTTAATTGTACATTTCTAAATGTTATCGGGGTGAAAAGTTTCATTTTTATATTTGTTTGAATACTAAAATATTTTGTACTGGAAATGGTTTCCAAAATTAATAATAACTATAAGTAACCGATGAATAACGCGCAGCCCGGCTTGAGAGGAGCTCTTTTTGTTTTTGGAAAAAAAAACAAAAAAGCGGGAGCGGAAGACGGAAAAGCTGCCAAAAAAATTAGACTCCAAACTGAGTCAGATGATGATCCAGATGTTTTGCCATCATATTATTCCATTCCTTGGATGTTAGTTTCCCAAAGTTGGAACTTTCTTTTCCCTCGAAAGCTTCTGATCCCAGTTGCTGAGTTTTCTGAATAAAACCTATCAAACGTTTTTTCTCTTCTTCAAAGTTTTTTGAATCGGTAATTACAAACATCGCAGCTGTTGGAAGGTTGGGTTTGTAAGAGATGTCGTTGGTTACTTTTGGCTTTACGAAAGTTTTTAGAAGCCATTTTGTAATGAAGGTCGGTTTCTTATGCTTTTCCGGTTCGTAAATCAGTTCGTAGGTTACATTGCAGTGAGCAAGCATTTTATCTACCGACATGACTCCCCATTTCGGAAATGAATCTTCCGTTAGGCTATTGATTCTCTTGATTAGGTGGATGGTATCGTTTTGATCAAATATGTTCTTCATAAATAGCTGCTATTATTAATTGAATAAGCAAAGATAATTACAAAACATCTTAAATCGCTTCGTTTTTAAATTATAATAAAAAATTGAGCTAATTGATAATTTTTATGAGTTAGCAAAGTCAATTTCGATATGAAGAATC is from Epilithonimonas vandammei and encodes:
- a CDS encoding exopolysaccharide biosynthesis polyprenyl glycosylphosphotransferase, with amino-acid sequence MITYLFRHLSQVFRIADYIVINIFLYISNIHLFPGRKSGLFITDYSAQFIIVNFSWFIVTTFTKLYAKETLRDSSLQFNALTKSFFIFILFFLIYLFLVFSENINYQEFSTYFFLVGVSFSLTRFMLFLYRKKNRFKIGRKLYNYNTVLIGESHYSKLLLSNRDLRRDLGIRESYFIDEKYRESKKSKFISQFFKDIDRFHINNIVFCDDRIDIELYQKIVDIAEHKMIRIYMVPDFKNKLLSSYYLEIIHDVPFLKLIKEPLSSPGKQFLKRTFDFLFSLFVTIFLLSWLIPIVAIIIKLESKGPVFFIQKRSGLKNNAFGCIKFRSMTVNEIADVQIAKKNDARVTKFGAFMRKTSIDELPQFLNVLVGNMSIVGPRPHMLSQTEQYSKITKKYMTRHIVKPGITGWAQVMGARGEIFSDRDMQKRIEKDIWYIQHWSFFLDIKIIFLTFYNVVKGDKQAY
- a CDS encoding DUF1569 domain-containing protein is translated as MKNIFDQNDTIHLIKRINSLTEDSFPKWGVMSVDKMLAHCNVTYELIYEPEKHKKPTFITKWLLKTFVKPKVTNDISYKPNLPTAAMFVITDSKNFEEEKKRLIGFIQKTQQLGSEAFEGKESSNFGKLTSKEWNNMMAKHLDHHLTQFGV
- the namA gene encoding NADPH dehydrogenase NamA → MKLFTPITFRNVQLKNRIVMSPMCMYSAEDGVANDFHFVHYGSRAQGGVGLIVIEATGVEPRGRITDKCLGIWNDEQARSLKKIVAFVHQNSESKIGIQLAHAGRKGSVSAATNRQMTLEEGWQTIAPSPIPFHPSERTPHTLSVEEIQTLTEDFRLAAQRSVDAGFDVIEIHAAHGYLIHQFLSPLSNTRTDEYGGEFENRTRFLMEIIDAVNSVLTDDQALFVRISGTEYAENGWDIEDSVKLSRLLKNSNVDLVDVSSGGNINGVTMELKPGYQVPLAEAIKTEAGVSAGAVGLITTAEQAEEILSQEQADLIFLAREILRNPYFSVQTSWESDDDCFYPHQYLRAKPSKF
- the rfbC gene encoding dTDP-4-dehydrorhamnose 3,5-epimerase; translation: MKVKSTPLQDCYIIEPTVFEDDRGYFFEKFNEKTFEELTSQNGHFVQDNISKSSYGVLRGLHLQKGEHAQAKLVSCLEGKVLDVAVDLRPDSPTFGKWYSIELTAENKLQLYVPRGFGHGFSVLSKTAVFSYKCDNFYNKESEGGVLWNDSDLNIDWQLPKKDVILSEKDMVMPAFSKGNF
- a CDS encoding NAD-dependent epimerase/dehydratase family protein; translation: MNYYIFGGSGFIGTHLINLLSQKFGGSNIYNLDIVENNHSGKSIFIYCDVRYEITLNIPVTENDIIFNFSAVHTTPGHPDHEYFETNIKGAENVTAFAEQFNIKKILFTSSIAPYGASEEMKTEETLPMPNTPYGISKFVAEKIHMVWQAKAESERQLTVLRPGVVFGKGENGNFTRLYWGIKKNRFFYPGRKDTVKASIYVKDLVNFMLYKISRDKKNIEIFNCAYEPAFTIEEISNAMMKATNMNRKIYKIPGGLLKFAAGIIGAMGGKSFGIHPDRVNKLMISTNINGEKMKNSGYQFLYTFDEALEDWFKDNDKRFLK
- a CDS encoding septal ring lytic transglycosylase RlpA family protein yields the protein MMKRVFLVIIMMISTLGIFSFKSYATDANTSFVSYYHDKFDGKKTASGEVFSNAALTAANKTLPFGTLVKITNLISGKSVVVKVNDRGPYHSSRAFDLSKAAFKTIADIRKGTIAIEYEILD
- the rimO gene encoding 30S ribosomal protein S12 methylthiotransferase RimO, with protein sequence MRTKSVGKKKINVVTLGCSKNVYDSEVLMGQLEASGKNVVHEEKGDVVVINTCGFIDNAKEESINTILEYVDLKNQGIVEKVFVTGCLSERYKPDLEREIPDVDQYFGTRDLPILLKHLGADYKHELVGERLTTTPKHYAYLKISEGCDRPCSFCAIPLMRGGHISTPIEKLVTEAQKLAKKGVKELILIAQDLTFYGLDIYKKRALGDLLQELIKVEGIEWIRLHYAFPSGFPEDVLDIIKTEPKICNYIDIPLQHINTDLLKAMKRGTSFEKTNALLDKFREKVPDMAIRTTLIVGFPGETDDIFEELKQWVRDQRFDRLGCFTYSHEENTTAFVLEDNIPDEIKQKRVEEIMEIQQQISWGKNQEKVGKVFKCIFDGKEGDYFVGRTEYDSPDVDNTVLVPAKDVYISIGDFANVRITSAEDYDLIGELV
- a CDS encoding adenylyltransferase/cytidyltransferase family protein, with protein sequence MKTQKIGITFSSFDLLHAGHIKMLEEAKTVCDYLIVGLQMDPTIDRPHKNKPTQSVVERYIQLKACRSVDEIIPYNTEEDLLDVLKSFVIDVRIIGDDYRDKEFTGKHYCEEKGIEIYFNKRDHRFSSSALKKAVFEQELKKINQ